One window of Medicago truncatula cultivar Jemalong A17 chromosome 2, MtrunA17r5.0-ANR, whole genome shotgun sequence genomic DNA carries:
- the LOC11410249 gene encoding histone H3.2, which translates to MARTKQTARKSTGGKAPRKQLATKAARKSAPATGGVKKPHRFRPGTVALREIRKYQKSTELLIRKLPFQRLVREIAQDFKTDLRFQSSAVSALQEAAEAYLVGLFEDTNLCAIHAKRVTIMPKDIQLARRIRGERA; encoded by the coding sequence ATGGCACGTACCAAACAAACAGCCCGCAAATCCACCGGCGGAAAAGCACCACGCAAACAACTCGCCACAAAAGCCGCTCGGAAATCCGCTCCGGCCACCGGAGGAGTGAAGAAGCCACATCGTTTCCGTCCTGGAACCGTCGCTCTTCGTGAAATCCGCAAGTATCAGAAGAGCACCGAGCTTCTCATAAGGAAGCTTCCATTCCAAAGATTGGTTCGAGAAATTGCTCAGGATTTCAAAACGGATCTCCGTTTTCAAAGCAGTGCTGTTTCTGCTCTTCAAGAAGCTGCTGAAGCTTATCTTGTTGGTTTGTTTGAGGATACGAATCTTTGTGCTATTCATGCTAAGAGGGTTACTATTATGCCTAAGGATATTCAACTTGCGAGAAGAATCAGAGGCGAAAGGGCTTAG
- the LOC11439622 gene encoding melanoma-associated antigen 1 has protein sequence MANNIEDFSQFGISKEEKDKLVGEVIRYMLFKTHQNSGCPIKRDELTQLITKNYHQRNLPTFVINEAKDKLAAVFGYEMRELSRSVPSSKSQTRASQSSADAKSYILISRLPSDLYEKYVVDANSAHMSGFTFVIISIVHLAGGKIPEENLWSQLNRMSLSDTEAHHPILGNIKQTLELLVQQRYLQKDKVHGPEGNIIYYELAERASDGPINNKVKEYISQIMRDTA, from the exons ATGGCGAACAACATTGAAGATTTCTCCCAATTCGGAATTTCTAAAGAG GAAAAGGATAAGCTTGTTGGAGAGGTTATCCGATACATGCTGTTCAAGACCCATCAAAACTCAGGGTGCCCAATTAAGAGAGACGAACTCACTCAGCTTATTACGAAGAATTATCATCAGCGTAACCTTCCTACTTTTGTCATCAATGAGGCTAAGGACAAGCTTGCCGCCGTGTTTGGTTATGAAATGAGAGAGCTTTCAAGGTCTGTCCCATCATCAAAATCTCAGACACGTGCTTCACAAA GTAGTGCGGATGCCAAATCATATATTCTCATTAGTCGACTTCCTTCtgatttatatgaaaaatatgttgTGGATGCGAATTCAGCGCACATGTCTGGTTTCACGTTTGTCATAATTAGTATTGTACATCTTGCTGGTGGCAAAATTCCAGAAG AAAACCTGTGGAGCCAATTGAATAGGATGAGTTTGAGTGACACTGAAGCACATCATCCTATCCTTGGAAACATTAAACAAACATTGGAACTTCTTGTTCAGCAAAG GTATTTACAGAAGGACAAAGTTCATGGTCCTGAAGGCAATATCATATATTATGAGCTTGCTGAGAGAGCTTCAGATGGACCCATAAATAACAAGGTCAAAGAATATATATCTCAG ATTATGAGGGACACTGCCTAA
- the LOC11438695 gene encoding ABA-responsive protein ABR17 isoform X1 — translation MGVFTFNDEHVSTVAPAKLYKALAKDADEIVPKVISAAQSVEIVEGNGGPGTIKKLSIVEDGKTNFVLHKLDAVDEANFGYNYSLVGGTGLDESLEKVEFETKIVAGSDGGSIAKITVKYHTKGDATLSDAVRDETKARGTGLIKAIEGYVLANPDY, via the exons ATGGGTGTTTTTACTTTCAATGATGAACATGTCTCAACCGTGGCTCCAGCTAAACTATACAAAGCTCTTGCAAAAGATGCTGATGAAATCGTCCCAAAGGTGATTTCTGCTGCCCAAAGTGTTGAAATTGTTGAAGGAAATGGAGGACCAGGAACCATTAAGAAGTTATCCATTGTTGAAG ATGGCAAAACCAACTTTGTGCTACACAAATTAGATGCAGTAGATGAGGCAAACTTTGGATACAACTATAGCTTAGTAGGAGGAACAGGATTGGATGAAAGTCTAGAGAAAGTTGAATTCGAGACAAAAATTGTGGCTGGCTCTGATGGTGGATCCATTGCTAAGATTACAGTTAAATATCACACCAAAGGTGATGCAACTCTATCTGATGCAGTGCGTGATGAGACTAAGGCCAGAGGAACTGGACTTATCAAGGCCATTGAGGGTTACGTTTTGGCAAATCctgattattaa